The following proteins are co-located in the Colius striatus isolate bColStr4 chromosome 6, bColStr4.1.hap1, whole genome shotgun sequence genome:
- the MGAT2 gene encoding alpha-1,6-mannosyl-glycoprotein 2-beta-N-acetylglucosaminyltransferase: MRLRIYKRKVLLLALALAICALALWGSGGGGRRRQQQQQQRGGTGTTGEPPRVSEPPPRRPAMNVSAASLAPPVLTENGTLSYRSLVYRLNFDQPVRNAGRFPAQSAAAADVVLVVQVHDRAEHLRLLLESLRRARGVENVLLVLSHDLWAEELNQLAAQVDFCPVLQVFFPFSIQLYPREFPGHDPRDCPRDVGKAAALRLGCINAEYPDSFGHYREARFSQTKHHWWWKLHFVWERVRALRDHAGPVLFLEEDHYLAPDFYHVLKKLWALREQECPECQIVSLGTYSPVRGGFAGRADKVEMKTWKSTEHNMGMAFGRDTYQKLIECTDAFCTYDDYNWDWTLQHLTVSCLPKFWKVLVPEIPRIFHTGDCGMHHKKSCRPSTQSAKIYSLLNSNQQYLFPETMTVSKRYSMAPLSPHVKNGGWGDIRDHELCKSYRRLQ, encoded by the coding sequence ATGCGGCTGCGGATCTACAAGCGGAAGGTGTTGCTGCTGGCGCTAGCGCTGGCGATCTGTGCGCTGGCGCTGTGGggaagcggcggcggcgggcggaggcggcagcagcagcagcagcaacggGGCGGTACCGGTACCACCGGGGAGCCACCGCGGGTCAGCGaaccgccgccgcgccgccccgctATGAACGTCTCGGCTGCATCTCTGGCACCGCCGGTGCTTACTGAGAACGGGACGCTGAGTTACCGCTCGCTCGTTTACCGGCTGAACTTCGACCAGCCGGTGCGGAACGCCGGGCGCTTCCCGGCGCagtccgcagccgccgccgacGTGGTGCTGGTGGTGCAGGTACACGATCGAGCCGAGCACCTGCGGCTGCTGCTGGAGTCGCTGCGACGGGCACGGGGAGTGGAGAAcgtgctgctggtgctgagccaCGACCTGTGGGCCGAGGAGCTCAACCAGCTGGCGGCACAAGTGGACTTCTGCCCTGTCCTGCAGGTCTTCTTCCCCTTCAGCATCCAGCTTTACCCACGCGAGTTCCCCGGCCACGACCCCCGCGACTGTCCCCGTGACGTGGGCAAGGCAGCGGCCCTGCGCCTGGGCTGCATCAACGCTGAGTACCCCGACTCCTTTGGGCACTACCGCGAAGCTCGCTTCTCCCAGACCAAGCACCACTGGTGGTGGAAGCTACATTTCGTCTGGGAGCGGGTGCGGGCGCTGCGGGACCATGCCGGTCCTGTCCTCTTCCTGGAGGAGGACCACTACCTGGCACCTGACTTCTACCACGTCCTCAAAAAGCTCTGGGCCCTGCGTGAGCAGGAGTGCCCCGAGTGCCAGATTGTCTCCCTGGGCACCTACAGCCCTGTCCGTGGTGGCTTTGCTGGCCGTGCTGACAAGGTGGAGATGAAGACGTGGAAGTCCACCGAGCACAACATGGGCATGGCCTTTGGTAGAGACACCTACCAGAAGCTCATTGAGTGCACGGATGCCTTCTGCACCTATGATGACTACAACTGGGACTGGACTCTGCAGCACCTGACTGTGTCTTGTCTTCCAAAGTTCTGGAAAGTGCTGGTTCCCGAAATCCCCAGGATTTTTCACACAGGGGACTGTGGCATGCACCACAAGAAATCCTGCAGACCGTCCACCCAGAGTGCCAAAATCTACTCCCTCTTGAACAGCAACCAGCAGTACCTGTTTCCTGAAACAATGACTGTCAGTAAAAGGTACTCCATGGCACCCCTTTCCCCTCATGTGAAAAACGGAGGCTGGGGAGATATTAGGGACCATGAACTCTGTAAAAGTTACCGCAGACTTCAGTGA